The Prevotella sp. oral taxon 299 str. F0039 genome has a segment encoding these proteins:
- a CDS encoding glycosyltransferase family 4 protein, translating to MKVLMFGWEYPPHILGGLGTASFGISEGLHAQGDMEITFCLPRPWGDEDKKAANIIAMNCVPIAWRDVSEDYLKERIGHVMSPEVYYDLRNNIYADFNYMQLNELGCIEFSGKYLDNLHDEINNYSIVAGVVSRQQEYDIIHAHDWLTYPAGIHAKRISGKPLCIHVHATDFDRSRGQVNPTVYSIEKDGMDHADCIMCVSELTRQTVINQYHQDPRKVFTVHNAVYPLSEEIRAIPRQNHKDKDKIVTFLGRITMQKGPEYFVEAASMVLHRTRNVRFCMAGSGDMMNKMIKLAAKKGIADRFHFPGFMKGKEVYECLKNSDVYVMPSVSEPFGISPLEAMQCGTPTIISKQSGCSEILTNCIKVDYWDIHAMADAIYSICHNDSLFDYLQEEGLKEVNQITWAKVGLWIRELYERVL from the coding sequence ATGAAAGTATTAATGTTCGGATGGGAGTATCCACCTCACATTCTTGGAGGATTAGGAACAGCAAGTTTCGGTATATCTGAAGGCCTCCATGCTCAAGGTGACATGGAAATTACATTCTGTTTGCCACGTCCTTGGGGTGATGAAGATAAAAAGGCTGCAAATATTATAGCCATGAATTGCGTGCCAATTGCATGGAGAGATGTTTCTGAAGACTATCTAAAAGAACGCATAGGGCATGTAATGTCGCCTGAAGTATATTATGACTTGCGTAATAATATATATGCAGATTTTAACTATATGCAGCTTAATGAACTTGGCTGTATTGAATTTTCTGGTAAGTATTTAGACAACTTACACGATGAAATTAATAATTATTCAATTGTTGCAGGAGTCGTAAGTAGACAGCAAGAGTATGATATTATTCATGCACATGACTGGTTAACGTATCCTGCAGGCATTCATGCAAAACGCATATCTGGTAAACCTTTGTGTATACATGTGCATGCAACCGACTTTGATAGATCACGTGGACAAGTGAATCCAACCGTTTATTCTATTGAAAAAGATGGAATGGATCATGCAGACTGCATCATGTGTGTAAGTGAACTAACACGTCAAACGGTTATCAATCAATATCACCAAGATCCAAGAAAAGTATTTACAGTACACAATGCTGTTTATCCTTTATCAGAAGAAATACGAGCTATTCCACGTCAAAACCATAAAGACAAAGATAAAATTGTAACGTTCTTAGGTCGTATTACAATGCAAAAAGGACCTGAATATTTCGTTGAAGCAGCAAGTATGGTATTACATAGAACTAGAAATGTTAGATTCTGTATGGCTGGCAGTGGTGATATGATGAATAAAATGATTAAACTTGCAGCAAAAAAAGGAATTGCAGATAGATTTCATTTTCCTGGCTTCATGAAAGGAAAAGAAGTGTATGAATGTTTAAAAAACTCCGATGTTTACGTCATGCCATCAGTTAGTGAGCCCTTTGGAATATCACCTTTAGAGGCTATGCAATGTGGAACTCCAACTATAATATCTAAACAAAGTGGTTGTTCTGAGATATTGACCAATTGTATAAAGGTAGATTATTGGGACATACACGCTATGGCAGACGCTATTTACTCAATTTGTCACAATGATAGTTTATTTGATTATCTACAAGAAGAAGGTTTGAAAGAAGTAAATCAAATAACTTGGGCAAAAGTTGGTTTGTGGATTAGAGAACTATATGAACGTGTTCTTTAA